In Sporichthya brevicatena, one genomic interval encodes:
- a CDS encoding sigma-70 family RNA polymerase sigma factor has protein sequence MSSGPVPLPTARTVPADAPERLEDLLVRVARGDTAAYEAVYTRVSGPVYGLIRRVLRDPAQSEEVAQEVLVTVWQTASRFDANQGSGMSWILTMAHRRAVDRVRSEQAATDRTRRLAPQSYEPAYDDVSEAVETRLEKEAVRRCLGTLTDLQRESVGLAYYGGYTYREVGELLDVPLGTVKTRMRDGLIRLRDCLGVTA, from the coding sequence ATGAGCTCCGGTCCTGTCCCGCTGCCCACGGCCCGCACGGTGCCGGCGGACGCCCCCGAGCGCCTCGAGGACCTCCTGGTCCGCGTGGCGCGGGGCGACACCGCCGCGTACGAGGCGGTCTACACCCGCGTCTCCGGACCGGTCTACGGACTGATCCGCCGCGTCCTGCGCGACCCCGCGCAGTCCGAGGAGGTCGCCCAGGAGGTGCTGGTCACCGTCTGGCAGACCGCCTCCCGCTTCGACGCGAACCAGGGCTCGGGCATGTCCTGGATCCTGACGATGGCCCACCGCCGCGCGGTGGACCGCGTCCGCTCGGAGCAGGCCGCCACCGACCGCACGCGTCGCCTGGCGCCGCAGTCCTACGAGCCCGCCTACGACGACGTCTCCGAGGCCGTCGAGACCCGGCTGGAGAAGGAAGCGGTCCGGCGCTGCCTGGGCACGCTCACCGACCTGCAGCGCGAGTCCGTCGGACTGGCCTACTACGGGGGCTACACCTACCGCGAGGTCGGTGAACTCCTCGACGTGCCGCTCGGCACCGTGAAGACCCGCATGCGGGACGGACTGATCCGCCTGCGCGACTGCCTGGGGGTGACGGCATGA
- a CDS encoding MerR family transcriptional regulator gives MSDTPGTPATGTAPDTRAVLAAGEQGLLFEPEITSLTEEIGYRGPTACAAAGITYRQLDYWARTGLVEPSIRPATGSGTQRLYGFRDILVLKIVKRLLDAGVSLQQIRQAVSHLADRGVSDLATLTLMSDGATVYECSSPDEVVDLLQGGQGVFGIAVGRVWQEVEGSLAELPGERPDATGDVATDELAQRRARRTG, from the coding sequence GTGAGCGACACCCCGGGCACCCCCGCGACCGGCACCGCGCCGGACACGCGCGCAGTGCTGGCAGCGGGCGAGCAGGGCCTGCTGTTCGAGCCCGAGATCACCTCGCTGACCGAGGAGATCGGGTACCGCGGCCCGACGGCCTGCGCCGCGGCCGGCATCACGTACCGGCAGCTCGACTACTGGGCCCGCACCGGCCTGGTCGAGCCGAGCATCCGCCCGGCCACCGGCTCGGGGACGCAGCGGCTCTACGGCTTCCGCGACATCCTCGTCCTGAAGATCGTCAAGCGACTGCTCGACGCCGGCGTCTCGCTCCAGCAGATCCGCCAGGCCGTCAGCCACCTCGCCGACCGGGGGGTCTCCGACCTCGCGACGCTCACCCTGATGAGTGACGGCGCGACCGTCTACGAGTGCAGCTCCCCGGACGAGGTCGTCGACCTGCTCCAGGGCGGCCAGGGCGTGTTCGGCATCGCCGTCGGCCGCGTCTGGCAGGAGGTGGAGGGCTCGCTCGCCGAGCTCCCCGGCGAGCGTCCCGACGCGACGGGGGACGTCGCGACCGACGAGCTCGCCCAGCGCCGGGCCCGCCGCACCGGCTGA
- the gcvH gene encoding glycine cleavage system protein GcvH, with the protein MSVPDDLKYTAEHEWAQLTDGGTVRVGITDHAQSQLGDIVFVSLPQPGDKIEAGSPCGELESTKSVSEIYAPVSGEIVAVNSAIETAPELVNAEPYGGGWMFEVRPDDTAALDDLLSASEYATSIE; encoded by the coding sequence ATGTCCGTCCCCGACGACCTGAAGTACACCGCCGAGCACGAGTGGGCGCAGCTCACCGACGGCGGGACGGTGCGCGTCGGGATCACCGACCACGCACAGTCCCAGCTCGGCGACATCGTCTTCGTCTCGCTGCCGCAACCCGGCGACAAGATCGAGGCCGGCTCGCCCTGCGGCGAGCTCGAGTCGACCAAGAGTGTGAGCGAGATCTACGCGCCGGTCTCCGGCGAGATCGTGGCGGTCAACTCGGCGATCGAGACCGCTCCCGAACTGGTCAACGCGGAGCCCTACGGTGGCGGCTGGATGTTCGAGGTCCGGCCCGACGACACGGCCGCGCTCGACGATCTGTTGTCGGCGTCGGAGTACGCCACATCCATCGAGTGA
- a CDS encoding bifunctional nuclease family protein has protein sequence MNQLDVVGVRVEMPANQPIVLLREMAGERYLPIWIGAVEATAIAFAQQGVVPARPMTHDLFRDVLQALGQELQQVRITGLRDGVFYAELHFSGGIEVSARPSDAIALALRTGTPIFGSEEVLDEAGIAIPDEQEDEVEKFREFLDQISPEDFDTSG, from the coding sequence GTGAACCAGCTCGACGTCGTCGGTGTCCGCGTGGAAATGCCCGCCAATCAGCCGATCGTTCTCCTGCGCGAGATGGCGGGGGAGCGCTACCTGCCGATCTGGATCGGTGCCGTCGAGGCGACCGCCATCGCGTTCGCCCAGCAGGGTGTCGTGCCGGCCCGGCCGATGACCCACGACCTGTTCCGGGACGTGCTGCAGGCGCTCGGTCAGGAGCTTCAGCAGGTCCGTATCACCGGCCTGCGGGACGGTGTGTTCTACGCCGAGCTGCACTTCTCGGGTGGCATCGAGGTCAGCGCCCGCCCGTCCGACGCGATCGCGCTCGCCCTGCGGACCGGCACCCCGATCTTCGGCAGCGAAGAGGTCCTCGACGAGGCCGGGATCGCGATCCCGGACGAGCAGGAGGACGAGGTCGAGAAGTTCCGCGAGTTCCTCGACCAGATCTCTCCCGAGGACTTCGACACGTCCGGCTGA
- a CDS encoding MerR family transcriptional regulator gives MSAPAPAEGSHLSIGEVLNRLRPDFPDLTISKIRFYEAAGLVEPARTPGGYRKFSAQDVERLRYVLTAKHAHYLPLRVIKDQLEAIDRGNGELAEAALPDTGLRFDLTPSEVRLTREQMLEETGLDAEQLAAIEESGLLHRRRGGYYDGDDVSIARIVAELGRYGLEPRHLRSFKGAADREVGLVEQLVVQPNTRRRGSAGLERSRDTAAEIATRLARLHAALLQAGLRHTLSP, from the coding sequence TTGAGCGCGCCGGCACCGGCCGAGGGGTCGCACCTGAGCATCGGCGAGGTGCTCAACCGCCTGCGCCCCGACTTCCCCGACCTGACGATCTCCAAGATCCGCTTCTACGAGGCCGCCGGTCTCGTCGAGCCGGCCCGCACGCCGGGGGGTTACCGCAAGTTCTCGGCCCAGGACGTCGAGCGGCTGCGGTACGTCCTCACCGCCAAGCACGCGCACTACCTGCCGCTCCGGGTCATCAAGGACCAGCTCGAGGCCATCGACCGCGGCAACGGCGAGCTGGCCGAGGCGGCCCTGCCGGACACCGGGCTGCGTTTCGACCTCACCCCGTCCGAGGTGCGTCTCACCCGCGAGCAGATGCTCGAGGAGACGGGCCTGGACGCGGAGCAGCTGGCCGCGATCGAGGAGTCCGGCCTGCTGCACCGGCGCCGGGGCGGCTACTACGACGGTGACGACGTGAGCATCGCGCGCATCGTCGCCGAGCTGGGCCGGTACGGGCTCGAACCACGGCACCTGCGCTCGTTCAAGGGCGCTGCGGACCGCGAGGTCGGTCTGGTCGAACAGCTCGTCGTGCAGCCCAACACGCGGCGGCGGGGGAGCGCCGGACTCGAGCGCAGCCGCGACACGGCGGCCGAGATCGCCACCCGCCTCGCGCGACTTCATGCGGCCCTTCTCCAGGCTGGTCTTCGGCACACCCTGAGCCCCTGA
- a CDS encoding anti-sigma factor, with the protein MSSSNTGADLHLLSGAYAMGALDPAEAEEFAVHLDSCAQCREEVAELTATANVLGIAAAETPPPGFRERVMAEVATTRQLPPVVTPLESAGRRRGRRDSRVRQWTLGAAAAVAVVALGVGTWALTLNEENSELRRRTELIAAVQTAPDAQSVSAKAGDATAAVMMSRSAGAMVFMAHGLRDPGAGRTYQIWLLGPGSSVRSVGTFDTDGRNTTRVMKGFPDRATALAVTEEPAGGSDRPTTSPVLAVNFPAGA; encoded by the coding sequence ATGAGTTCCTCGAACACCGGTGCCGACCTGCACCTGCTCAGCGGCGCCTACGCGATGGGCGCCCTCGACCCTGCCGAGGCCGAGGAGTTCGCCGTCCACCTCGACAGCTGTGCGCAGTGCCGGGAGGAGGTGGCCGAACTCACCGCCACCGCGAACGTGCTGGGCATCGCCGCCGCCGAGACCCCGCCGCCCGGCTTCCGCGAGCGGGTGATGGCCGAGGTTGCCACGACGCGCCAGCTGCCCCCGGTCGTGACTCCGCTGGAGTCCGCGGGCCGCCGCCGGGGCCGCCGTGACTCGCGGGTCCGCCAGTGGACCCTGGGCGCGGCCGCCGCGGTCGCCGTCGTCGCGCTCGGTGTCGGGACCTGGGCGCTGACGCTGAACGAGGAGAACTCCGAGCTCCGCCGGCGCACTGAGCTGATCGCCGCCGTGCAGACCGCCCCCGACGCGCAGTCGGTGTCGGCGAAGGCCGGCGACGCCACGGCGGCCGTGATGATGTCGCGCAGCGCGGGCGCCATGGTCTTCATGGCGCACGGCCTGCGGGACCCGGGTGCGGGCCGGACCTACCAGATCTGGCTGCTCGGCCCGGGCTCGTCGGTCCGGTCCGTCGGCACCTTCGACACCGACGGCCGCAACACGACGCGCGTGATGAAGGGCTTCCCGGACCGGGCGACCGCGCTGGCGGTCACCGAGGAACCCGCGGGTGGCTCGGACCGGCCGACGACCTCGCCGGTCCTCGCGGTCAACTTCCCCGCCGGGGCCTGA
- a CDS encoding FHA domain-containing protein — MFCSQCGHRPPDDARFCPNCGSALPSAGSDGVDNTSSISIAGLEVEAEAGLLSPGDQAAVDALPPGSALLIVQRGPQSGSRFLLDSDTVRAGRHPDSDIFLDDVTVSRRHADFHRVGDGSFRVKDAGSLNGTYVNRERIEEAVLSGGDEVQIGKYRLVFFASAPGAPGEGAGSESSS; from the coding sequence ATGTTCTGCAGCCAGTGCGGCCACCGGCCTCCCGACGACGCTCGGTTCTGCCCGAACTGTGGCTCCGCGCTGCCCTCGGCCGGGTCGGACGGCGTCGACAACACGTCGAGCATCTCGATCGCGGGACTCGAGGTGGAGGCCGAGGCCGGCCTGCTCTCACCCGGCGACCAGGCGGCCGTCGACGCGCTGCCCCCGGGCTCGGCGCTGCTCATCGTGCAGCGCGGTCCGCAGTCCGGCAGCCGGTTCCTGCTCGACTCCGACACGGTCCGCGCGGGCCGGCACCCGGACAGCGACATCTTCCTCGACGACGTGACCGTCTCCCGTCGGCACGCGGACTTCCACCGCGTCGGCGACGGGTCCTTCCGGGTGAAGGATGCGGGCAGCCTCAACGGCACCTACGTCAACCGCGAGCGGATCGAGGAGGCCGTCCTCTCCGGCGGCGACGAGGTCCAGATCGGCAAGTACCGACTCGTCTTCTTCGCCTCGGCGCCGGGGGCACCGGGTGAAGGGGCCGGTTCGGAGAGCTCCAGTTGA